The following are encoded in a window of Flavobacteriales bacterium genomic DNA:
- a CDS encoding MCE family protein — protein sequence MPTTKGDNIRLGLFVLAGTLLLIVGLYMLGSKQDLFRSTVEINARFHNAGGLRPGNNVRYAGINVGTVREVRIVSDTAVLVTMSIRSKEAVHIQDNAVASLGSDGLMGNKLVNIGPGEGLGAPIRDGVELAGSMPLDTDQMMRTLDRTNVNMAEITDDLRALTERLTQPGGVLHMLSDTLLAMDMRLAIVDLRRSVEHVRSATASVDIMLADVKAGRGALGMLVSDPATEAQVREGLAALQRMADTLAHASARLDQFAEGLNTPGGMGEVLTRDTTAGGDVRRTLTNLEKSSATLEENLRALQRNWFFRKYFREQEKEKAKELKRDGRTR from the coding sequence ATGCCCACCACCAAAGGAGACAACATCCGACTGGGCCTATTCGTGCTCGCGGGTACCTTGTTGCTGATCGTAGGCCTGTACATGCTCGGGAGCAAGCAGGACCTGTTCCGCAGCACGGTGGAGATCAATGCCCGCTTCCACAACGCCGGTGGATTGAGGCCAGGCAACAACGTGCGCTACGCCGGCATCAACGTGGGCACGGTGCGCGAGGTGCGCATCGTGAGCGATACCGCCGTGCTGGTGACGATGTCGATCCGTTCCAAGGAGGCCGTCCACATCCAGGACAACGCCGTGGCGAGCCTGGGCAGTGATGGGTTGATGGGCAACAAGCTGGTGAACATCGGGCCGGGCGAGGGGCTGGGTGCGCCGATCCGCGACGGCGTGGAACTGGCCGGCAGCATGCCGCTGGACACCGACCAGATGATGCGCACGCTGGACCGGACCAACGTGAACATGGCCGAGATCACCGATGATCTGCGCGCATTGACCGAACGCTTGACACAGCCGGGCGGCGTGCTGCACATGCTCAGCGATACCCTGCTGGCCATGGACATGCGCCTGGCCATAGTCGACCTTCGGCGCAGTGTGGAGCATGTGCGCAGCGCCACCGCCAGTGTGGACATCATGCTCGCCGATGTGAAGGCCGGACGCGGCGCTTTGGGCATGCTGGTGAGCGACCCCGCGACGGAGGCACAGGTACGCGAAGGGCTGGCCGCCCTGCAACGCATGGCCGATACCCTGGCCCATGCCTCGGCACGGCTGGACCAGTTCGCCGAGGGTTTGAACACGCCCGGTGGCATGGGAGAGGTACTCACGCGCGACACCACGGCCGGTGGCGATGTGCGGCGCACGCTCACCAATCTGGAGAAGAGCAGCGCCACGCTGGAAGAGAACCTGCGGGCCTTGCAGCGCAATTGGTTCTTCCGCAAATACTTCCGTGAACAGGAGAAGGAGAAGGCGAAGGAACTGAAGCGCGATGGCCGCACGCGGTGA